The window GGCCCGCGATGAAGAACGGGATGCGCCAGCCCCAGTCCTCCAGGCCGTCCGAGCCCATGACGAGGGTCAGGATGGTGACCAGGCCGGAGCCCATGGCGTAACCGACGAACGTGCCGAAGTCGAGCCAGCTGCCCAGGAACCCCCGGCGCTTGTCCGGCGCGTACTCGGCGATGTAGGTGGTCGCGCCGGCGTACTCGCCGCCCGTGGAGAAGCCCTGGACCAGCCGGCAGACCAGGAGCAGCAGGGGCGCGACGAAGCCGACGGACGCGTACGTCGGGAGGAACCCGACGGCGAACGTACTGGCCGCCATCATGATCATCGTCGCCGCGAGGACCTTCTGCCGGCCGATCCGGTCGCCGAGCGGCCCGAACACGAGGCCGCCGAGGGGGCGGACCAGGAAGGCGGCGGCGAAGGTCGCGAACGTCGAGACGACCTGGGCGCCCGGCGAACTCGACGGGAAGAAGACCTTGCCCATGGTTCCGGCCAGGTAGGCGTACACGCCGAAGTCGAACCACTCCATCGTGTTGCCCAGGGCGGCCGCGGTCACGGCGCGGCGCACCTGCGGCTGATCGGCGACCGATACGTCCTCGCTGGTCAGGGCCTTCTTGCGGCGCCGGAGCAGGGTACGGAGCATCCGATCGGTCGACGCGTGACCGCTGCGCGAGGGCTGCGGGCGGCGGGACGGTCCTGCCATCGTGTCGACCTCTCTGCCCGGGTGCGCCGTGCCGAACCACAGCGGCCTCTGATTCTTCGGGCAGGCACGCCACTCGGCATGTCGGCAGGTCCGACCGTGTGACGGGACGGCCGCGGGACACGACGGCCCCGGGTCCGGTCCCACGACGACGGGGCGGCTGGCGGCACCGACCGTGTGGTCGGTGCCGCCAGCCGCCCCGCGGGGTCGGGCGGTTCAGCCTCGGGGAGAGGGAGTGGGCCCGGCGTCCTGGAACCGGTCCTCGTCGCGCAACACCGGGGTGATCTTCACGGCGTGCAGCGTCAGCCGCTGGATGCGCGTCTCGTGGTTCGATGCCGTGCCGCTCGCGTCGTCGGTCCCGGTCGGGGCCGCGCCCGTCAGGTCCCAGGCGGTGACCACCTCCCGGCCGTTCGCCGTCGTGGCGTCGATCCGGACGGTGCGCTGCCCGTCCGGCTCCCGGCCGAGCGCCCAGGCGAGGGCCTTCGGGGTGTCGGTCAGGACGCAGCCGGTGAGCGTCACGGTCAGCTCCTGCCCCGGCAGGCCCCCATCGCCCTGGGGACCCAGCCCCTGGGCGTCCTCGCAGGTGAAGCGCTCACCGTCGACGGTGACGCGGTACTCGGTGGCGTGCTGTGTGGAATCGTCCATGGTGGCGCGCCTGCCCGACGCCCCGCCGGGTATGCGGGCGCCGGTCATCGGTCCTCACCGTGGGCGTGCAGGACGGCTCGTACGTTCTCGATGCTGCCGCAGTCGGCCGCCAGGTGCTTCTCCCGCTCGCGCAGGAACGCGACGCCCAGCTCGGCCCGGCGTTCGTCCGGGACGTTCTCCCTGGCACCGTTGAGGATCGTCCGTTCCTCCTCGTCGATGTGGTGCGACACCGCCTTCGACAGGTCTTCGAGGCGCTCGTCCCACTCCTCGGAGCCGACGTCGGCGACCTCCAGGAGGGCCAGCAACGCCTCGTTGCCCTCGGTGTGCTCCTCGGCCCCGTGTTCCACTTCCTCGTCGTCCACGTTCTTGAACCGCTTCAGCGCGCCGTACACCTCGGACTCCTCGGCCTCGGCGTGCGCGATGAGCAGCGCGGAGAACTTCTTCAACGCCTCGGCGCGGTCGGCCTCCACGCTCCGCATGCGGCGAAACAGTTCCTCCATGGTGCGGTGGTCCTTCAGGATCACCGCGACTACATCGTCATTCGCCGTCATGGCGTGCTCCTGCCTGTTCTGTCGTGCCCGGCGTGGTTCTCGCGGCCCAGGGCCGCAGGTCAGCGTCGTCGGCCGCCCGTGACGAGGCGGTAGACGAGCAGCAGGATCATCGAGCCGACGACGGCCGCGATCCAGGTCGAGAGGTCGAAGAAGCCGTCGATCGAGTCGACCCCGAACAGCACCTTCCCCAGCCAGCCGCCGAGGAGACCACCGGCGATGCCGATCAGGATGGTGACGAAGAAACCGCCGGGATCCCTGCC of the Streptomyces sp. NBC_01426 genome contains:
- a CDS encoding hemerythrin domain-containing protein, producing MTANDDVVAVILKDHRTMEELFRRMRSVEADRAEALKKFSALLIAHAEAEESEVYGALKRFKNVDDEEVEHGAEEHTEGNEALLALLEVADVGSEEWDERLEDLSKAVSHHIDEEERTILNGARENVPDERRAELGVAFLREREKHLAADCGSIENVRAVLHAHGEDR
- a CDS encoding GlsB/YeaQ/YmgE family stress response membrane protein — protein: MGIIAWIIIGLLAGMIAKALMPGRDPGGFFVTILIGIAGGLLGGWLGKVLFGVDSIDGFFDLSTWIAAVVGSMILLLVYRLVTGGRRR